A DNA window from Aspergillus nidulans FGSC A4 chromosome V contains the following coding sequences:
- a CDS encoding succinate dehydrogenase assembly factor 1 (transcript_id=CADANIAT00003270), with translation MARLSGLQREVLSLYRKCLREIRKKPIESRNNFKSYARAEFQKHISISKKDFSAIEYLLRKGSRQLEMYSSPGIRNIR, from the exons ATGGCACGTCTCTCTGGATTGCAGAGAGAAGTGCTGTCTCTTTATCGCAAATGCCTCCGAGAGATTCGGAAGAAGCCCATC GAGTCGAGAAACAATTTTAAATCTTATGCGCG GGCGGAATTCCAAAAGCACATCTCGATAAGCAAGAAAGACTTCAGCGCGATCGAGTATCTTTTGCGCAAAGGCTCAAGGCAGCTTGAGATGTATTCATCCCCAGGAATTCGCAATATTCGCTAA
- a CDS encoding Hsp20/alpha crystallin family protein (transcript_id=CADANIAT00003271): MAFFPRYCSGDFAPLFQLLDDYDMHQATRRPNKKVTNVRTFVPKFDVYEQGDRYYLDGELPGVSQSNIEIEFTDPQTLVIKGHSKRNYHHKSEPDTDDKSETSSVKSLQPTVEDWDEMEDATPAVEQTPSLGPKEKAVEKNSSTRSQEPAYKFWASERLVGEFSRTFAFPTRVDQDAVRASLNNGILSVVLPKEPAPQLKKVRVE; encoded by the coding sequence ATGGCTTTCTTCCCCCGCTACTGCTCAGGCGACTTCGCCCCTTTgtttcagctcctcgacgACTACGATATGCACCAGGCCACCCGCCGACCAAACAAGAAGGTCACCAACGTGAGAACATTTGTTCCTAAATTTGACGTCTACGAGCAAGGGGATCGCTACTATCTTGATGGAGAACTTCCTGGAGTCTCACAGAGCAACATTGAGATCGAATTCACCGACCCTCAAACCCTAGTTATCAAGGGTCACTCTAAGAGAAATTACCACCACAAATCCGAGCCTGATACCGATGACAAGTCCGAGACATCATCGGTCAAGTCTCTTCAACCCACAGTCGAGGATTgggatgagatggaagatgctACACCTGCGGTCGAGCAAACTCCATCTTTGGGCCCCAAGGAAAAAGCTGTAGAGAAGAACTCCAGCACCAGGAGTCAGGAACCTGCCTACAAGTTCTGGGCATCTGAGCGCTTGGTTGGAGAATTCTCTCGAACCTTTGCCTTCCCTACCAGAGTGGACCAGGACGCCGTTAGGGCGAGCTTGAACAACGGTATTCTGTCCGTGGTTCTTCCGAAAGaaccagctcctcaactcAAGAAAGTCCGCGTGGAGTAG